One Epidermidibacterium keratini DNA segment encodes these proteins:
- the sepX gene encoding divisome protein SepX/GlpR produces MGSGVFLAAVVVAWFLVLVPMILTRRDAAVERALAEDDVSGSRVLHRTTARAVAHSRRRVPMSASESSPSPDQRADRLEHDEVIDTAVHERIVDTEPDEYADRPAPRRSEAAREQVVARRRTTLLVLGAVLMVTLVAAMFAGSWTWLLPLAAGAGLGAYVVHLRTEARREEERRLMRETRTNRARPRPAPRAASQSSLAANAFVGGGAVAASEAEVVGIDDEDLAFYDLADAPVADQVDLSGHDYYAEYVEEEAEYDYDSEAYGIASPVEDDGIDMPRAV; encoded by the coding sequence ATGGGATCCGGGGTCTTCCTCGCCGCGGTCGTCGTGGCGTGGTTCCTCGTGCTCGTTCCCATGATCCTCACCCGCCGCGATGCCGCTGTCGAGCGCGCGCTGGCCGAAGACGACGTCTCCGGTTCGCGGGTGCTGCACCGCACGACGGCGCGCGCCGTCGCCCACTCCCGAAGGAGAGTCCCCATGAGCGCAAGCGAGTCTTCCCCCTCGCCCGACCAGCGCGCTGATCGCCTCGAGCACGATGAGGTCATCGACACCGCGGTCCACGAGCGCATCGTGGATACCGAACCCGACGAGTACGCCGATCGGCCGGCGCCGCGCCGCAGCGAAGCCGCGCGCGAGCAGGTCGTCGCCCGGCGGCGTACGACGCTGCTCGTCTTGGGCGCCGTACTCATGGTCACCTTGGTGGCAGCGATGTTTGCCGGATCCTGGACCTGGCTGCTGCCACTGGCGGCCGGCGCGGGTCTTGGGGCGTACGTCGTACACCTGCGCACCGAAGCGCGCCGTGAGGAAGAGCGCCGGCTGATGCGCGAGACGCGCACTAACCGCGCCCGACCACGCCCCGCACCGCGGGCCGCGTCGCAGTCGTCGCTCGCCGCGAACGCGTTCGTCGGCGGGGGAGCGGTCGCCGCGTCGGAGGCTGAGGTCGTCGGCATCGACGACGAGGACCTCGCGTTCTACGACCTCGCCGACGCGCCGGTCGCCGACCAGGTCGACCTGTCCGGGCACGACTACTACGCCGAGTACGTCGAGGAAGAGGCCGAGTACGACTACGACAGCGAGGCCTACGGCATCGCCAGCCCGGTCGAGGACGACGGCATCGACATGCCGCGCGCCGTCTAG
- a CDS encoding GNAT family N-acetyltransferase, protein MANPAGPGEGRAPVELSEPTPQMWPAVLRHGRVTLRPIRLSDYGAWREVRMRNERWLTPWEPTAPQSWTARHRLRSFLRLRSHLRYAARTDRMVPFILDIDGQLAGQVNLGPMLRGVLRSADIGYWIDQRFAGQGLVPIGVALAVRHAFAECGLHRVHAAVRPENAASLRVMAKLGFREEARYRRYLDIDGDWRDHVGFALTTEDDLSALDATLTPRRSER, encoded by the coding sequence ATGGCGAACCCCGCGGGGCCCGGAGAGGGCCGCGCCCCGGTCGAGCTCAGTGAGCCCACGCCGCAGATGTGGCCCGCGGTGCTGCGTCATGGTCGCGTCACGCTGCGCCCGATCCGGCTCAGCGACTACGGCGCATGGCGAGAGGTCCGGATGCGCAACGAGCGGTGGCTGACGCCGTGGGAGCCGACGGCGCCGCAGAGCTGGACGGCCCGGCATCGGCTGCGCTCGTTCTTGCGGCTGCGCTCGCATCTGCGGTATGCCGCCCGCACTGACCGCATGGTGCCGTTCATCCTGGACATCGACGGCCAGCTCGCCGGACAGGTCAACCTCGGGCCGATGCTGCGCGGCGTACTGCGTTCGGCCGACATCGGCTACTGGATCGATCAGCGGTTTGCCGGGCAGGGCTTGGTGCCGATCGGGGTCGCGCTCGCGGTGCGCCACGCGTTTGCCGAGTGCGGACTGCATCGGGTGCATGCCGCGGTGCGTCCGGAAAACGCGGCTTCGTTGCGGGTGATGGCCAAGCTGGGCTTCCGCGAGGAGGCGCGCTACCGGCGCTACCTCGACATCGACGGCGACTGGCGCGATCACGTCGGCTTCGCGCTGACGACCGAAGACGACCTCAGCGCCCTCGACGCCACCCTCACCCCCCGCCGATCCGAACGTTAA